The genomic stretch GATACCGTTATTCCCAATAATACGACACAAGCTGATTCATCACCTTATTCTACGATAGGTGGTACTGAACCACTTATGACGCAACTTAAACTTAAAAATGTTTATACGTTTACAGATACAACGAAGAAAGCGGCCTTATTACTTGCTGGTGAACATAGTTCTGTTGTCGTAGATTATACTGCGGACCCAGTAGATCCAGATCATCCCAATGCTGATACGGATACTACCAATGAACTACAAAATCACATCGCTAACTTCCTAGCTGGCGATGGCAGTACGATTGGCACTGTTAATTCAACTTTACTTGACCCTAAGTTAATCCCATCACTTGATTAACCCAATAATCAAACAATAGAATAAGTACTTACTCATAACAAACCAAGGTTTAGTGATAAACCTTGGTTTTTTTGTGTTATTTTTATTTAAATCTCGTTGAACTATTCCAATCCTTTGATATCCAATACATAATCAGTTCTATAGTAATAGTTTATTACCCAAGTCTATTCCAACAAAATAAGTGACACCATGAACATTAAATTAATATCAGGCGTTGTCATCGCCGGTCTTGCAGCAAGCTATGCTGGCGGTAAGTTTTACATGACAGACCAAGTAGCAACTCAACTTGATGCTAAGATCATCGAAATGCAGCCAATGATTGATGTTAAGTATGGTGATCTCAGTGTTGAACCTATCACCCAAAAAATTCAATTACTTGATGTGATACTCAGTCCTGCTGATGGCAGTCAAAAACCAATCAAGATTAATGAAATTACAGTGAATAATTTTGATACTTCTTCGGACTTCCCTGCAACGTTAGACCTGGCCTTAAATGGCATTTCGATCAGTATTGATGAAATAGAACCACAAACAGCAATGCAGCTAGAAGATCTCGGCTACAAAGATAATATGCTAATCAATTTAGCGACGAAATACACTTACGTGGATAACGTGATGGATTGGCAGTTTAAGGTCAGCGCAGAAGATATGGGTAAAATCGATTACTCATTAAATATTGCTAATTTCGAGTTTGATCCGGCACAACCAATAACGCTGTTATTCTCTTACCCGAACTATCAGTTGAATTCAGCTGAATTTACTTATACGGATAAGTCGTTTATTGAACGCCTTATTAAACAAGAAGCACAAACAACAGGCATAAGTGTTGACGAGCTAAAACAGCGTATAACAGATAAAATAAACGCAATACTAGCTGCCGACCTTGCCAATAATACGAATGAATTGAGCGAAGCAGAATTAAGCGTAACCAAAAATGCAGCAGAATCGTTTATTAAATTTATTAACGATCCGAAAAGTATCACTGTTTCTATTAATCCAGAACAAGTAGTCACATTAGGTGATATAACACAGACTCAAAATGATCCAGCTAAGTTAATCGCCCTACTTAACATGGCATTTAAAGCTTAAACTGATACCTTGACATCATAGCCTAAGTTGATCTCTTAATCATATAAATAAGCAGTCATGTTAGTGAGTAGCATACTTCACTAACATGACTGCGATTAACTTAAACACTCGTCGTACAGATAGAATCAGCTTCAAAATCAAAATCTTCTTTGACCAAATCATTGGCACATAACTGCTCTCTCACCTGGCTCAAACCATTACGAATAATTTGTCTGACCCGCTCACGTGAAATATCCATCAACTTAGCGATAGCTTCTAAACTCATTGGGTCTTGGCCTTTAAAACCAAAACGTAAACGAATAATATTCTGACTACGAACCGGTAAATATTCTAGTAACGCATCCATGTATTCGTAATAATCACATTTTTCATAGCGGATATCAGGCTGACAATTTGCTTCAGCCGCAACTAAATCCTTTAAACTCGCCAGTAAATTATCACCACTGATGATCTCTTTATCCAATGAACCTTCATTGAAGTAATGACCTAAGATATTCAACACTTTCCGCGGTGAAATCCTTAACTCTTGCGAGATCTTAGTAATACCTTCATTGGTATCGAGATCAAGTCCCAGCTCGGAAGAAGCTTTAAGGATCTGTTTATAAACACGGGTCACATGAATCGGGATCCGGATAGTGCGAGAATGATTCATAATGTACTGCTCGATGTTATTTCTTATCCACCAAACTGCATAGGTTGAAAATCGACAGCCTCTCTCTGGGTCAAATTTATCAACGGCATGCATTAACCCCGTATTACCCTCTTGGATAATTTCGTCCCAATCAAGTGAATAATTCTGGTATTTCTTTGCCACCATAAGCACCAATCTAAGGTTAGATTGGATCATCATATCTCGTGCAGCCTTATCCCCATTTGCCGCAGCAATCGCTGTGTCATATTCTTCTTGCTTAGACAATAACTGACTAAACCGCTGTAATTCATCAAAATACACGTCAAGTGCGCTGCTGGTTATGTTACTCATTAATCGTCCCTGTTTATGATATAACATTATAGTAACACGGTATGTGACAGCTTGTTTTGTTTTATTTTAGTGAATACCACTAATTAAAAAATCAAAACGAAACAAAACGTTAATCAGAAATAGATTGGATAAATTCAGGGAAATAAAATATGTCGATGAGAGTAAGGATACAATAATGAGGAGAATCAGCTAGAGTGTCCAATAGCGGCCTTGGACACGAAGTTTACGACTAAATCGTGCATAACAAGTGACAGATACAGTCACTTGTTATTCGGTTACTTTAGCGTTTAATACGGACTAACCTGGTCTTCCATCCACTCTTGCTTTAAACAACATTGGCGCATAATGATAAACGAATAATCCAAACGCGATTAACCAAAATATAATGCTAACGTTAATAAAAGTAATATAATGCTGCATCCAGAAAATTGGACCAATTACCCGTACCGTTGCTGCAATAAAGATACTCAAGAAGCCCCAATACATCGCTTTCGGTTGTTGTAGCATACGCCCTGTATGACCCAATGATACGCGAGATATCATGGCTAGAATTAACCCGCCCATACCGCCGACCGTAATTAAATGCCATAAATGACTCACAAAAGGTACTGGAATAAAGTAACTCAAGCCAACAGTGAATAGTCCAACCCAGATAAAGAACAACGAACCATGAATTGACCATAACAGCGGTACACCAAACGTGATCCAAGGTTTCCAACGACACCAGCGAATTGCTTGACTGACACCAGAGATCAAGAACAGAATACCAAATACTGCAGCTGGCACGGTAAATAATGGCTGTAGTAATAACAAGGCGGTAATAACAGCAAGACTACCCGTAGCCAGTTTTTCTAACCAAGGTAAAGGTAATACTTTTGTCGTTTTAGTACCGTTTGCCGTAAACATAGGCACAACACGCCCCGCCATCACCGACATTAACACAGCCATTAAGGTAACTGATGCATAAGCAGCTTGGTTAACAGTCATGTTTGCTAGCCCTAATTTAGCTAAATGCATTTCAAGATTCGCCACTGTAAATAGCACCAATATCGGTACAAAAAACAAATTACGGTACTGCTTTATTTTCAGCAAAGGTTTAGCCAAAATATACGCAACCGCCGGTAAGAAACTCAAATCAATCAAAATAATCACATAATCATTCAACAGTGTTGGCAACCACATTGGTAACAACAGTACCACACGCCCCGCTAACCACAGCATGAATAGTCCCAGCAAAGGTAAACCTGAAATACCGCGCATTCCCGTCCAGTTCTGGATCGCGGTTAACAGAAAACCAGCAACAATCGCGCAGCCAAAACCAAATAGCATTTCATGTATATGCCACCACAGTCCGCCGCCATAAGGCTGAAAGCTGACGTGACCGGATAACATTGCGCCCCAGAGTAATAAAGCGATGACACTAAACAAAGCACCCGCTAAGAAGAATGGGCGGAAGCCAAGACGTAACACAGGGAGGATTTTTTGCTCCTCAGCTAAGTCAGTTATTTGCATGGATTTAACCTTTAAAATAAGAATTAATTAAAGTATATGAGCAAAAAGAAGGGCTGTAATTGACAAAAGGCAAATACCCAACTTAATTAGTCAAGTATTTGCCTTTTTATTGATGCGATTGCTTTTATATGCGGCCTTAATTTATCACCGCTTTAATTTAAGACTGTCACAGCAAGCTCACTCTCTGTATTCCAACGGTAATAGACATCGCAGCTTGTTTGACCAAGTCGAGGACGTTCACTTACCTGTGTGGATACCTTACCTTTCGCTATCCACAATGCCAGCATTGCATCGATACCGTCTTCGCTAATACTAAACTTTTTAGCCAGTTCAGCACGACTGGTTTTGCCGTTAGCAACAAGATGATCTTTCAGGCGCGTTAAAATCATATTGGCCCCTCTCCTCTTGCAGCTTTATTTTGTTACCTTGTTTTTTCAACAGTACAACAACGATGCCCATGAGAACACTGAAGAAACCTATCCAGCCCAAGCTTGATACTGGGTGCGCTGCAAACTCGACAATTTGGTAATACAGAGTCGCGACAAAGTAGCCTAAGAACATAGTCCAACCAGCAATGAATACGGCAAATGGACGACCGAACTCACGCACATATGCGCCCATTGCTGCAGCGCAAGGCGTATACAATAAAATAAACAATAAGAATGCAAAAGCAGCAGCATCAGAGACAAAGCTGTCTTTTAAATTACCAAAGATAGTCACATCAACTTCTTGGTCGTCAGCAACAGCGCTCATATCGGTCAAATCACCCACATCAACACCCAGTGGGTCTGAATAACTTAACTCGGCTAGATTCGCAGGTATTGATAATACCGCCTCTTCTAAGCTGGCGAGTAAATCAAACTCGGCATCATCACCTTCTGCACTTGAATACAAACTATTCAAGGTACCAATAACAGCTTCTTTAGCAAAAATACCGGTGATAATACCCACGGTTGCTTGCCAGTTATCCGCTTGAATACCGATAGGAGCAAGTAACGGCGTGGCCACTTGTGCCACTTGCGACAGTACCGAACTTTCAGTTTCTTCGTTGCCAAAACTACCATCTGTGCCCAATGAATTAAAGAAGCTTAAAAACGCGACGACTAAGACAATAGTTTTACCGGCACCAAAGACAAAACGCTTGAGTTTTTGCCAAGTAATAATCAGCATATTCTGCATGGTTGGTAATTCGTAATCAGGCATTTCCATGATAAAGCTATCACTGCGACCAGGATAAAGGCTCCAGCGTAATAACAGCCCCGTGAATACCGCCACTA from Moritella marina ATCC 15381 encodes the following:
- a CDS encoding NnrS family protein, with the protein product MQITDLAEEQKILPVLRLGFRPFFLAGALFSVIALLLWGAMLSGHVSFQPYGGGLWWHIHEMLFGFGCAIVAGFLLTAIQNWTGMRGISGLPLLGLFMLWLAGRVVLLLPMWLPTLLNDYVIILIDLSFLPAVAYILAKPLLKIKQYRNLFFVPILVLFTVANLEMHLAKLGLANMTVNQAAYASVTLMAVLMSVMAGRVVPMFTANGTKTTKVLPLPWLEKLATGSLAVITALLLLQPLFTVPAAVFGILFLISGVSQAIRWCRWKPWITFGVPLLWSIHGSLFFIWVGLFTVGLSYFIPVPFVSHLWHLITVGGMGGLILAMISRVSLGHTGRMLQQPKAMYWGFLSIFIAATVRVIGPIFWMQHYITFINVSIIFWLIAFGLFVYHYAPMLFKARVDGRPG
- a CDS encoding FeoC-like transcriptional regulator, with the protein product MILTRLKDHLVANGKTSRAELAKKFSISEDGIDAMLALWIAKGKVSTQVSERPRLGQTSCDVYYRWNTESELAVTVLN
- a CDS encoding sigma-70 family RNA polymerase sigma factor: MSNITSSALDVYFDELQRFSQLLSKQEEYDTAIAAANGDKAARDMMIQSNLRLVLMVAKKYQNYSLDWDEIIQEGNTGLMHAVDKFDPERGCRFSTYAVWWIRNNIEQYIMNHSRTIRIPIHVTRVYKQILKASSELGLDLDTNEGITKISQELRISPRKVLNILGHYFNEGSLDKEIISGDNLLASLKDLVAAEANCQPDIRYEKCDYYEYMDALLEYLPVRSQNIIRLRFGFKGQDPMSLEAIAKLMDISRERVRQIIRNGLSQVREQLCANDLVKEDFDFEADSICTTSV